A single genomic interval of Plodia interpunctella isolate USDA-ARS_2022_Savannah chromosome 14, ilPloInte3.2, whole genome shotgun sequence harbors:
- the LOC128675257 gene encoding pre-mRNA-splicing factor Syf2: MSSTSENTPAAEEMTFAEKQAERMKRLRSLHSARNEARTHNHQEVVAEEARNKLPPNYEAKRRQAEWLVDDQKKREEAEQEGKNYDRVKLLNISATEAERLERKKKKKNPDQGFSTYEQATVRQYNRLVKNMPSADMEQYEKQKQKYGDAFYGGPNVIIHGMHQDRKEAVDKMVNDLEGQIAKRAKYSRRRIHNDDADIDYINERNAKFNKKLERFYGEHTAEIKQNLERGTAI, encoded by the coding sequence ATGAGTAGCACATCAGAAAATACTCCAGCAGCCGAAGAGATGACATTTGCCGAAAAACAAGCTGAACGTATGAAGAGATTGCGCTCTTTACATTCAGCCAGAAACGAGGCCAGGACACACAATCATCAGGAGGTCGTCGCCGAGGAAGCCAGGAACAAGCTGCCTCCTAATTACGAAGCTAAACGTCGCCAAGCTGAATGGCTAGTTGACGATCAAAAGAAACGCGAAGAAGCAGAACAAGAAGGGAAAAACTATGATAGAGTGAAACTCCTTAATATATCTGCAACAGAAGCTGAAAGACTTGAAcgtaaaaagaagaaaaagaaccCAGACCAAGGATTCTCGACATACGAACAAGCAACAGTACGTCAGTATAACAGACTGGTAAAAAACATGCCATCTGCAGATATGGAgcaatatgaaaaacaaaaacagaaatatgGCGATGCTTTCTATGGTGGGCCTAATGTTATAATTCACGGTATGCACCAAGATCGCAAGGAGGCTGTGGATAAAATGGTGAATGATTTAGAGGGGCAGATAGCTAAGCGTGCCAAGTATTCCCGCAGACGTATCCACAATGATGATGCTGATATTGACTACATCAATGAGAGGAACGCTAAGTTTAACAAGAAGTTGGAGAGATTCTATGGTGAACATACAGCTGAGATCAAACAAAATCTAGAAAGAGGAACTGCAATATAA
- the LOC128675253 gene encoding uncharacterized protein LOC128675253 isoform X2, translating to MSAPSESATSPSPCACTNISLMQLFHELKQKFPGVPDHVVSNTIELYCHDKQACETHLHKEVKASLTHAYHASSSAAARQLNELKLNPPGKCRNQPIVKHEISKSSVVKSVICQGPQTAVLSSLVSTNDSEKKINTDANQNVVEEVKKPVLETDNNTTPVTVINIDNCYAKYSAGSPSDIELTNENVKGDDIPVIVSPQQDKVDNLEQPESTGYRILKSNKIKSNLNEKLEKGKEKKTVKKEESTQITQEKCIEEPQEKPTDVPQQKPIEVPQERPKRPNTLDFIKPNPDIAFKQTLKEPEVEPNRTVSPVPPKYESQTRQMSTPNTQFRPERGYPVNLSVNVNCHMDLSRFDNPWLEDYDSPRAITSVNLTVCTPTSSMASPVREVGDEDGGFEGHVTVTVSPSSARAPRRRAPPPPAPHVPPAPHVPPAPHASHASHAPQPRIDSPRPSRAAPEPPGSTNNRSHIERQKERRDRLAKALEEEKRRLAQLTKETEILAAPPPAPSAAQSLKEYVERLRSQCDTLAKRLEMRGSDVEEPDNFYSNIYTGQRPSAYWQCHMCTFRNFPLLNRCEECDMPRIYVVRDGITVRVMPGRRNISRSWVL from the exons ATGTCTGCCCCCTCCGAGAGCGCTACGAGCCCCTCACCGTGTGCATGCACTAATATATCGCTTATGCAATTATTTCATGAGCTAAAACAAAAGTTTCCTGGAGTCCCTGATCATGTTGTGTCCAACACAATCGAATTGTACTGCCACGACAAACAAGCTTGTGAGACCCACCTGCACAAAGAAGTCAAGGCCTCCCTAACACACGCATATCATGCCTCCTCATCGGCAGCAGCGCGACAACTCAATGAGCTTAAACTCAATCCACCTGGCAAATGTCGCAATCAGCCTATAGTCAAGCATGAGATTTCAAAATCATCAGTGGTTAAGTCTGTCATATGCCAAGGTCCTCAGACTGCTGTATTGAGCTCACTCGTTTCTACCAATGATAGTGAAAAGAAGATCAACACTGATGCCAACCAAAATGTGGTTGAAGAAGTAAAAAAACCTGTACTGGAAACTGATAACAACACAACACCAGTAACAGTCATTAATATAGACAACTGTTATGCAAAATACAGTGCTGGATCTCCAAGTGATATAGAATTAACAAATGAGAATGTTAAAGGAGATGATATACCAGTAATTGTTTCACCACAACAGGATAAAGTCGATAACCTGGAACAACCAGAAAGCACAGGTTACAGGATTCTCAAGAGCAACAAaatcaaaagtaatttaaatgaaaagctAGAAAAGgggaaagaaaagaaaacagtCAAAAAAGAAGAATCTACACAAATCACACAAGAAAAGTGTATAGAAGAGCCTCAAGAGAAACCTACAGATGTGCCTCAACAAAAACCTATAGAAGTGCCTCAGGAAAGACCAAAACGGCCCAACACGCTAGACTTTATAAAACCAAATCCAGATATTGCATTTAAACAGACATTAAAGGAACCAGAAGTAGAGCCAAATAGAACAGTGTCACCTGTGCCGCCTAAATATGAGAGTCAAACTAGGCAGATGAGTACACCTAACACACAATTTAGGCCTGAGAGAGGATATCCTGTGAACTTGTCGGTCAACGTCAACTGTCATATGGACTTGAGTCGTTTTGATAATCCTTGGTTAGAAGATTACGATAGTCCAAGAGCAATAACTTCGGTGAATTTGACTGTTTGTACACCAACTTCGAGTATGGCGAGTCCCGTGCGAGAGGTGGGCGATGAGGATGGTGGGTTCGAGGGGCACGTGACGGTGACAGTGAGCCCGAGCTcagcgcgcgcgccgcgccgTCGCGCTCCGCCGCCGCCGGCCCCACACGTCCCGCCCGCCCCACACGTCCCGCCCGCCCCACACGCCTCACACGCCTCACACGCCCCGCAACCGCGCATCGACTCACCCCGCCCTTCCAGGGCCGCTCCAGAACCACCGGGGTCTACAAATA ATCGATCCCACATCGAGCGGCAGAAAGAGAGGCGCGATCGGTTAGCAAAGGCTTTAGAAGAGGAAAAGAGACGTCTAGCTCAGCTGACAAAAGAGACGGAGATACTTGCCGCGCCTCCGCCCGCACCATCGGCAGCGCAGAGCCTCAAGGAATACGTGGAAAGGCTGCGGAGTCAATGTGATACCTTGGCGAAGAGGCTTGAAATGAGAGGCAGTG ATGTGGAAGAGCCAGACAACTTCTACAGCAACATCTATACAGGACAACGGCCGTCAGCATATTGGCAGTGCCATATGTGCACCTTCAGAAACTTCCCACTTCTGAACCGGTGTGAGGAATGCGACATGCCCCGGATATACGTAG TTCGGGATGGAATTACTGTGCGTGTAATGCCGGGTCGACGGA ATATATCTCGATCGTGGGTGTTATGA
- the LOC128675253 gene encoding uncharacterized protein LOC128675253 isoform X1 yields MSAPSESATSPSPCACTNISLMQLFHELKQKFPGVPDHVVSNTIELYCHDKQACETHLHKEVKASLTHAYHASSSAAARQLNELKLNPPGKCRNQPIVKHEISKSSVVKSVICQGPQTAVLSSLVSTNDSEKKINTDANQNVVEEVKKPVLETDNNTTPVTVINIDNCYAKYSAGSPSDIELTNENVKGDDIPVIVSPQQDKVDNLEQPESTGYRILKSNKIKSNLNEKLEKGKEKKTVKKEESTQITQEKCIEEPQEKPTDVPQQKPIEVPQERPKRPNTLDFIKPNPDIAFKQTLKEPEVEPNRTVSPVPPKYESQTRQMSTPNTQFRPERGYPVNLSVNVNCHMDLSRFDNPWLEDYDSPRAITSVNLTVCTPTSSMASPVREVGDEDGGFEGHVTVTVSPSSARAPRRRAPPPPAPHVPPAPHVPPAPHASHASHAPQPRIDSPRPSRAAPEPPGSTNNRSHIERQKERRDRLAKALEEEKRRLAQLTKETEILAAPPPAPSAAQSLKEYVERLRSQCDTLAKRLEMRGSDVEEPDNFYSNIYTGQRPSAYWQCHMCTFRNFPLLNRCEECDMPRIYVGTSLPQDPFQREGSGRSFQREGSVNSRQSDSYLVENCRAISQLNV; encoded by the exons ATGTCTGCCCCCTCCGAGAGCGCTACGAGCCCCTCACCGTGTGCATGCACTAATATATCGCTTATGCAATTATTTCATGAGCTAAAACAAAAGTTTCCTGGAGTCCCTGATCATGTTGTGTCCAACACAATCGAATTGTACTGCCACGACAAACAAGCTTGTGAGACCCACCTGCACAAAGAAGTCAAGGCCTCCCTAACACACGCATATCATGCCTCCTCATCGGCAGCAGCGCGACAACTCAATGAGCTTAAACTCAATCCACCTGGCAAATGTCGCAATCAGCCTATAGTCAAGCATGAGATTTCAAAATCATCAGTGGTTAAGTCTGTCATATGCCAAGGTCCTCAGACTGCTGTATTGAGCTCACTCGTTTCTACCAATGATAGTGAAAAGAAGATCAACACTGATGCCAACCAAAATGTGGTTGAAGAAGTAAAAAAACCTGTACTGGAAACTGATAACAACACAACACCAGTAACAGTCATTAATATAGACAACTGTTATGCAAAATACAGTGCTGGATCTCCAAGTGATATAGAATTAACAAATGAGAATGTTAAAGGAGATGATATACCAGTAATTGTTTCACCACAACAGGATAAAGTCGATAACCTGGAACAACCAGAAAGCACAGGTTACAGGATTCTCAAGAGCAACAAaatcaaaagtaatttaaatgaaaagctAGAAAAGgggaaagaaaagaaaacagtCAAAAAAGAAGAATCTACACAAATCACACAAGAAAAGTGTATAGAAGAGCCTCAAGAGAAACCTACAGATGTGCCTCAACAAAAACCTATAGAAGTGCCTCAGGAAAGACCAAAACGGCCCAACACGCTAGACTTTATAAAACCAAATCCAGATATTGCATTTAAACAGACATTAAAGGAACCAGAAGTAGAGCCAAATAGAACAGTGTCACCTGTGCCGCCTAAATATGAGAGTCAAACTAGGCAGATGAGTACACCTAACACACAATTTAGGCCTGAGAGAGGATATCCTGTGAACTTGTCGGTCAACGTCAACTGTCATATGGACTTGAGTCGTTTTGATAATCCTTGGTTAGAAGATTACGATAGTCCAAGAGCAATAACTTCGGTGAATTTGACTGTTTGTACACCAACTTCGAGTATGGCGAGTCCCGTGCGAGAGGTGGGCGATGAGGATGGTGGGTTCGAGGGGCACGTGACGGTGACAGTGAGCCCGAGCTcagcgcgcgcgccgcgccgTCGCGCTCCGCCGCCGCCGGCCCCACACGTCCCGCCCGCCCCACACGTCCCGCCCGCCCCACACGCCTCACACGCCTCACACGCCCCGCAACCGCGCATCGACTCACCCCGCCCTTCCAGGGCCGCTCCAGAACCACCGGGGTCTACAAATA ATCGATCCCACATCGAGCGGCAGAAAGAGAGGCGCGATCGGTTAGCAAAGGCTTTAGAAGAGGAAAAGAGACGTCTAGCTCAGCTGACAAAAGAGACGGAGATACTTGCCGCGCCTCCGCCCGCACCATCGGCAGCGCAGAGCCTCAAGGAATACGTGGAAAGGCTGCGGAGTCAATGTGATACCTTGGCGAAGAGGCTTGAAATGAGAGGCAGTG ATGTGGAAGAGCCAGACAACTTCTACAGCAACATCTATACAGGACAACGGCCGTCAGCATATTGGCAGTGCCATATGTGCACCTTCAGAAACTTCCCACTTCTGAACCGGTGTGAGGAATGCGACATGCCCCGGATATACGTAGGTACGTCCCTCCCCCAGGACCCCTTCCAGCGGGAAGGCTCCGGAAGGTCCTTCCAGAGAGAAGGCTCCGTTAATTCCAGACAAAGTGACTCTTACCTGGTAGAAAACTGCCGGGCCATATCCCAACTTAACGTTTGA
- the Lamtor3 gene encoding ragulator complex protein LAMTOR3 homolog — protein sequence MVDDLRKYLNHLLERVNGLHCIIITDRDGVPLVRAVTERAPQLALRPNFISTFGMATDQASKLGLGRNKTIISMYSSYQVIQMNKLPLVITFIGSDNCNTGHILSLENQIEPFLKDLATVVTEAGA from the exons atggtcGATGATTTACGGAAATATCTCAACCATTTACTAGAAAG ggTTAATGGTCttcattgtataataataacagaCCGTGATGGTGTACCTCTTGTCCGAGCAGTTACTGAAAGGGCTCCGCAGTTAGCTCTTCGGCCGAACTTTATATCGACGTTCGGGATGGCGACTGACCAAGCAAGCAAACTAGGTTTAGGACGGAATAAAACCATCATTTCGATGTATTCTAGTTATCAA gTTATCCAAATGAACAAACTGCCTCTAGTCATCACATTCATCGGCAGTGACAATTGCAATACTGGTCACATCTTATCACTGGAGAACCAAATTGAGCCGTTCCTTAAAGACCTGGCCACAGTGGTCACTGAAGCAGGCGCTTAA